ATGAACCTCCCAATATTAAGCTTGTAGTTATTGTTTTAGAGTTGCGTAAGTTTATAAGTAAATGATGTAGTGATTTGGAAAGTACATGTAAGTTTAAATTCTAAATTGGTGTAGGATCAATTCCAGTTATTATTTTTAATTTGTGAGTTGTTTAGATTGCCTCTATCTATTTTGTTTTTTCCTTGCATTGCTTTCTACATCTCTTGATTGTTTAAACTATTTTATGACTATATATGTTCTATTATCCTCTAATACTAAATGTGGCGAGTTGTTACTGTTCATGAAGTTAATTTAGTCATTTTACTTGATTTATTAAAAAAAACACGTTGCTGCCTTCTAATTTGTTACCCTTTTTGTCTAtcttcaaaataaaaaaaaaccccAAATCCTTTCGACGGCAGACTATGGCGTATGGCTTCTTATTCGACGCCGCTACCTCCAATGAATCCGTCACGATTTTCCGAACAAGACGATATAAATTTTATACTATCAATCGATAACAACCGGCTCATCAAAAAAACTGTAAACCCTAGCTATTTGAAATAGACGGCCGTGATCCTCCGACTTGACTTCTCTGATTGTCTTCAACCTCAGGGTATCAACGAAACGATCGTTTGTTATGTCATCAAATTGCTCATATGGACATTGTATGCCGTTTTCGTAGACCTCACAATCTGTTGTTACATATACTTTTGTTGATTTTTTTAACTTGATGATTATAATTCATTGAGTTATGAGTTTATTGAATGGAAAATAATTCAGGTTCAATGAAATGTGTATCGCCAAGTATGTTTTTTATTAATCTTTCTAGCCTTTCGCATATACTATATATTTTGTGATTCATCGTGAATCCTTGCCTTCTTCATTTACCACTGCGTTTTAGGTTTTGAGTTATTTCTTTGTGTGTTTTACTGTTTAATGTTGCATGTTTGACTCTGCTTATTCACACTGACACTTCAAGTACTTAAGGTGTTTGGTTGTAGTCTAGGCAAAATGATATTTGATGATGTGGTTCATGAGAACTTCTATTCAATGTGATCCGAAGAGTTtcaaaattttcatagttatgGGATTGATAATTTGTTCAGGTTTGACCAAATATAGTCAAAATGACCTTTTTGGCAGGATCAGAAGTGCGTAATTTTGACTATTAAGATTATAATTAATCTTTAAGCTAGTAGTCAATTTTGGTTAAGATTGAAAATTCAAGTGGGTTTTGAAAAAATCTGCCATTTGACTTGAAAAGTCAAAGATTTGATTGTTTTGATTGCTCCTCAATGAATTCGAGTCAGTTTGAACTGGGCTACCGACTCCGGTCATGGTAGCCAAGTTCTTGGTAAATGATTGAGACAAAGAATGGATGTAATGATCGATGATCTACACCATTAGCTCCGATACCATGTTTTCAAGTATAAATAATGCAGAAtgtgtttatttatgagaatttgtATCAGCTATTTCAAACTGATGAAGTGAAGTTTTCATTTACATATGATGTCGTTTTATACAAGAAAATACTTAACAGCTAATTCCTACTTAAAGTATGGATTCAATCTACTTTTGGAATCACTTTACATAATGGGAAAGACGCTTGTATTATATCCAGTTTGAATGACTTGACTTGTGGCTGAGTTTATGCTATTCTATGACATCCTGTGATCATCTATAAATGGATATGATGAGAATGTCTTTCTGTGATCCAAGGTCAAACTACCCCAAAGAGGTAATGCTCCAAGTGCAGGCACTTTTGTTGCTATTCTTTAACAGTTTTTAGTATTGTGTCTGCGATCTTTATGGTCATGTGTTGGCAACACCTTAGTTTTATTTAGAAGTTTTTTATAAGGATAGTTGGGATGAACCTGAATCAGCATTACTTCCAATTGTCCAGTGAAGCAGCAGATGTTAGTGGGAATTAGGAGATCCTTCTATTGAGTTGAACACTAAATTGTATTCAGGCATATTTAGGTaggataaaattattatttttttgctaACTAATTATATCAGGATGATACTTTAATAAATTGTCATCTTTAAAAAACCATAAATCCTAAAAATATATGtgatctcataattaaatttaatagtgCCATACGCAGCTTAAacggtattttgtaataaaaataaaaataatccaATACACCACTAGACTACATATTCAACCTCGACTCCTCGAGCAATGTAGGTTGACATTCGATAAAGGTATTAggaaaattataataatataatagcaaAACACACCAAATACGGGTTACGTTGCACAAAAGGTACCCAAAAGCCACCCAGAAGTCTCAACGCACATAAAGAAGTCCTAAACAATAATCCAACAATTAACTGAAACAAGTCTTAAAAACATACATAAACTAATAAAATTGGGGCACATAGGCCCTCATCCAGGAAAAAGTGTCCCACGGGTAATGTGATGGCTTCGGCTACGAGGGATGGGACTGTTCAGCCTTGTCAGAACTCTGCTGGTGTCGACGCTGAATCTCGGCTAAGGCGACGGCTCTGTCATAATTAGGGGGTGTGAGTAGAGGACTGGAAGTCCCCAAATTGTCCCAATGGTGTGGTACCGGGTACAGTGTGCTCTTGAAGCCCCGGAACGCATAGTACAACTCTTGATTATGACGCATCCAGTCTGACGTGTACCTCAAGACACCCATATCATAACTTATCCCATGCATATCATATCTCATCGCATCTAGAACGCTCCGACTGGCACTGATATCATGTGGCATGCGTGCAGCCTCGGATGCATACTCCAGCTGATGTGTCTCCACGAGCAACCGCAGGCTGTCTAGCCTAGCCGATATCTCCGAAAACTTAGACTTGTCCGGCCCCCGACCACCTTGCCAAATAAGCTGACGAAAATAAGAAAATTATAGACATTTCCTCTAAACAGTGGTTTGCAAATGGGCCAGTCGGGTAATAGGGAATGCTGGTCAAAAACAAGAAATGAAAAACGTGTTGGGTCAAGAAGCATACAGTTGGGCTGAGCTACAAACCTTTAATTTGAATATCCTCCGAGTATAACTGACCCATCATTGGAACAATAAAAATACAAGATGATGGAAAAAACAAACCGTACCTCCGTTTGAAGACCAGCACATCTAGCTTCGAGAGACCGCATTCTCTGCAACCAAAGAAATATTGTCTTCTTAATGAAAATTAAATACTACAAGTCTCAAATTTTTATATCAGTTTCAAAAACAATACCTTGTGTAATTCCTCATCAGCAACACAGACCCGATTTACATACAAAATCCTAACATCCTTCAATTTGGATACTTGGTTGCACTGAGGGCACTGATAACATTTAAAAGACCGGTGTAATCAGAAAGTTAATTAGACAATTATATATTGTATCtctagaaaaaaaaataaagtataGACACGGTTGATGAACCTTCCCAAGACTTCGACGATTTTTAAGCCATTTCGTTATACAAGACCATCCAAATAAATTTTCGACCCCATTGAGGTGGCAATTTCAGTCCATAAATAGTCTATTAGAATACAACTTTCTCTCAGGTAATCAGTCATTACAAAAGATTATAACTTCCGTTCATAACTTCCGGTCTGCTCCATCTTCTCCGGCCAGTCCTCTGGAGGAAGATGGTATGACCCATATGTCGAAGCCCAATGGCTTTACGTCTTCATCGTCGTGTGATAATCGGGTAACTTCGTTTTTGATTTTCAATTTCCCGGATTCATGGACCCGGGTTGATTGTCGGAGAGTCTTCGAGAACTATGGTGCTCTCAAAGATGTGTATTTTGCACGGAAACGATTGTTGAGTGGTCAACGTTTTGATTATGTTCGCTTTGAAGGTATTACCGAGATCGAGTCTTTCTCCAAAATCCTGAACTCCATTCAAATAAATGGAAAATGGATTCGAGCCTATAAGGCTTTGGAGAAGAAATCTGCAGATCGCGATAAGAAAGTTGAAGATTATCCTACTTGCAGGCACCAAGATGACATCCCGAATATTAATGGTTTCGAGGATTTTCCTCCGGCTCCCTGGAACCGAGGTCAGGCTAAACCATTTAAATGGGGTGACAAAACCGTAGCTGAACCGCCCACAAACCGTGACTCCAAGCTATTTCAACTCCCTGCCAACAATCGAATTGAAATTAAGATTGGATTTAAAAGTTTCGAGTTTAACCTTCCTAAGTCGGTGAACAACCACAACCTTGTTTTTAACTTTAACAAAGATCGAGTTTCGTGGACGTTGATCGAGGTTGATAATTCTCCGGTGAATGATGTTTGTGGAGACGCCTTAAAGAAACCTCAGGGCTTCTCTAGCGTGGGTGAGGATGATATGGTCGAGTCCCATTCGGGGGCAAACAAGGATCCTAGCTTGATGGATAAAGATGTGTCGAGAGTGGGTACAAACTTCGATCTCTGTGATGAAGGGTCCATCGTTCAAGATGAAGTTGGTGAGGGTCTGCCGCCGACGATGAGGATATTGAAGACGGGGAGTTTATCCCAGTTACGTCCGACGGAATTCCGGCGTCTGTTTCACCGCCGGATTTGGTGCCGGGAAAATATTCGTCTGCAGATGATGAAGATGGATCGAGGGACGAGGTTGAGAGTTCCAATTTTTTTTATGCTACCAATGACACGAGTGAATCTGGTTCTGTAGTACTGCCAAATTTGGTGCCGGAAAAAAATCCGTCTGCAGGTGATGAAGATGGATCGTGGAACGAGGTTGAGAGTCCCAATTTTTTTGATGTTACCAATGACACGCGTGAAAGCATGTTTGATGGCTTTCTTCATCACGTGGCCCCCACTGGTTCCAATGTAGAAGATATTTTGTCTACatataatgatgataattataaaaaATGCATGCGAGACTCTTCACCCAATGCAACTTTGAATTTTCAAAATGGGGAATCTAATCTTGCTTTTGGGCAAAATTTCATAACAAGGCCATATATTGAAACTGAAAATATTTCAACCAGTGGGCCTTCGTGTGGGGCTGTAGATTCAATTTCTTTTGGAGCAGCTGTGGAAACTTTAGCCTCATCTTCGTCTGGGCCTTCATTGGGTTTTGATGGTCTTGTTTCTGATCCTTCAAATGTTAGCCTGGGTTCCGATGAACGGGATGTGGGTGATCCTTGTTTAAACAAAAGTGAATGTGTCGATTTGCAGGACGTGACCACGGTTGCTCGTTTTCGTGTTAAGGAGAGAAAAATTCATCCACTGATTaaaagtcatttcattaaacacgtttgGGGAAGGAGAAATATGAAGCGTAGACGACGTCGGGAAATTTTCGTTGGCATGAAAGATATTTTATCGAGACCGTGATGAAAGATTCGGATGAGGACGATGATGAAGTTGATTGTTGCTCATGTTGCTCCTCTTGCGCGCCCTCGGATTCGGATTCACAGTCTCCTTTTTTTGTCATCGGGTGTTTTTTAGTGTCTTCGTGCTAATGTTCCTTTAGCGTTTTGAGCTTTGTTGTTTTGTGTGTTTTTTTCGTGGGTTTGTGTGTGGTCTCGTGTGCGTTTTGTGCGGTCTATGTTTTATCTAGCTACTTGCTAGTGTATTTCGTGtacttcttttatatatatatatatatatatatatatatatatatatatatatatatatatatatatatatatatatatatatatatatatatatatataaacttgctagccttttaaaaaaaaaaaaagaccatCCAAATAAATGCCCACAAGGAAGACAACTGCACTCAACACATAATAACAAACAGTCTCAAAAGTGTAAATATTCAGGTCTATGCTTATCAACAAAAACAGATCATACAAGATACTTAATTGAATCTCATGTGTTTTTACTCAAGTACTCAACTACTCAACTACATTCATCTCATGTGTTTTTACTTTTTAGCCTACAAACTTGCAATCTTAATATGCATTCGAGTTTAATTACACTACTCATAACTAAACTTAGTATTCTCAGTCACTCAATGTCACTAAAATCATATATTAAGCATACAAAACTTCGATGTAAATTATtatataactagtgaaatgacccgtgaaaccacgggtttgtttTAATGAAATAGTTTaaagatatgttttaggtattaagtgaacgtaaatgttaaagtcatttagtttaatgacccatgTAACCAcacattccgactaagaaacttgtttaCAAACATTTTGATATAATTAACTTGGTCCGAATAAATttaaaattacaattattatatgaaggaaaAAATAATACTGAATAATTTTTTAGTTGTTACTATGAAAAGGAAAAAATAATTTACTAAAAAGTAGAAGATAAATAATTACtcttttttattaatttattttaattagtgTTTATGACATCATCTAGATGTCTTctaattttttcttttttctttcgaTTTATTTTTATAAAGGATAATTGTTTTTTTATGACATCATAAAATTAGagatttaatattaactatatattaACATTGTGCAAACATcatcatacaacaacaacaacaacaaaacccaataccgcctgagtggtgtatggggaggttagatgtagacaatcatttccCTACCCGAGAGTAAAAACAAGTCCTTTTTCCACCAAGAGTGATCTCAAAAgtggagaaagtcatccctctctttattcggcggataaagagattgcttccgaatagACCTCCGActaaaaaagaaattttttttttttttttttttttttttttttttggtcaccACCGTGAGTCCAAGCTTCAAAGCAAATAAGACATATTAAACCATCAGTCTCACTTTTATTTGAATCAAGTGATACTGAATTAGAAACCCTAGGTGGCGCCGTCACCACCGAAGCCGGAATCAGGTCATCGAATTCTTCACCTTCaatttcatcttcatcttcattatcatcatcatcattattatcatcatcatcattattattatcgtaatCTTCATAATCGTCATCATCGTCATAATCACTGCCGTCATCGTTTTCTACTTCGTCAATTTCTACTTCGTCGTTCTCTAATTCGTCGTTTTCTAATTCTTCGTCTAAGTTTAAGTGTTCCAATCTCTCCTCTACAGTTACGTTGTCTTCGATTTGTTCTTCTTCTACTTCGTCTTGAAAACGAATGGATCTGTTAAAATCCATTGTTTTTGTGAGAGTCTTTCTAGAATTATATACACGAACACGAAGGATAAAAGAGGAACTACATCAACATTGTACTTGGGTTTCACTAGGTTCCAAAGTGCACTCTGCGTGGCCGTACAACCGACAGGTTTGGGATTTAAGTGCATGGTTGGCAAAACTAGCTGGTAGTCGGAGCTGTTAGCTAGTAGCGTTTAGCTGATAGCTGATAGATAGTAGCTATTAGATGAagctttttaaatatatttaagtgTTTGGTAAAGTAGCTGTAGCTGTTAAAAAATGGTTAAATGACAAAAATGAACACGAGAAAAAACACATAATGCTATATATCACTTTAATTTAATGAAACGTAGTCATTAACAAATAATTGAGCTCGATACTTAAAAGTTGCGAGCACATGTTAGGTTGATTGTTTTAGTCGAGTTCGGTTGTTTTGCGTGTGATTGTAGGCCTTTAGGAATTTCATTATTTTATGAATCTTTTTAATTGGTTCTATAAAGTTAatcgttattaaaaaaaaaaacaataacaaagggtatataaaacatataaatttaaCTAACAGTGGAAAATATGGATACACGTGTACTCTATTTAATtagacttaatattattattaatcaatagtaatataattttttttaaattaataaaatgaaAAGGAGAATGTCTACTGTATATCTCTCGATATC
The window above is part of the Rutidosis leptorrhynchoides isolate AG116_Rl617_1_P2 chromosome 1, CSIRO_AGI_Rlap_v1, whole genome shotgun sequence genome. Proteins encoded here:
- the LOC139864879 gene encoding uncharacterized protein: MRSLEARCAGLQTELIWQGGRGPDKSKFSEISARLDSLRLLVETHQLEYASEAARMPHDISASRSVLDAMRYDMHGISYDMGVLRYTSDWMRHNQELYYAFRGFKSTLYPVPHHWDNLGTSSPLLTPPNYDRAVALAEIQRRHQQSSDKAEQSHPS